In Drosophila yakuba strain Tai18E2 chromosome 2R, Prin_Dyak_Tai18E2_2.1, whole genome shotgun sequence, a single genomic region encodes these proteins:
- the LOC6530220 gene encoding elongation factor 1-alpha 1: MGKEKIHINIVVIGHVDSGKSTTTGHLIYKCGGIDKRTIEKFEKEAQEMGKGSFKYAWVLDKLKAERERGITIDIALWKFETAKYYVTIIDAPGHRDFIKNMITGTSQADCAVLIVAAGTGEFEAGISKNGQTREHALLAFTLGVKQLIVGVNKMDSSEPPYSEARYEEIKKEVSSYIKKIGYNPAAVAFVPISGWHGDNMLEPSTNMNWFKGWKVERKEGNADGKTLIDALDAILPPARPTDKALRLPLQDVYKIGGIGTVPVGRVETGVLKPGTVVVFAPANITTEVKSVEMHHEALQEAVPGDNVGFNVKNVSVKELRRGYVAGDSKANPPKGAADFTAQVIVLNHPGQIANGYTPVLDCHTAHIACKFAEIKEKVDRRSGKTTEENPKFIKSGDAAIVNLVPSKPLCVEAFQEFPPLGRFAVRDMRQTVAVGVIKAVNFKDASGGKVTKAAEKATKGKK; encoded by the coding sequence ATGGGCAAGGAAAAGATTCACATCAACATTGTCGTGATCGGACACGTCGATTCCGGTAAGTCGACCACCACCGGACACTTGATCTACAAGTGCGGTGGTATCGACAAGCGTACCATCGAGAAGTTCGAGAAGGAAGCCCAGGAGATGGGCAAGGGATCCTTCAAGTACGCCTGGGTTTTGGATAAGTTGAAGGCTGAGCGCGAGCGTGGTATCACCATCGATATCGCCCTGTGGAAGTTCGAAACTGCCAAGTACTACGTGACCATCATTGATGCCCCCGGACACAGGGATTTCATCAAGAACATGATCACTGGTACCTCGCAGGCCGATTGCGCCGTGCTGATTGTCGCCGCCGGAACCGGAGAATTCGAGGCCGGTATCTCGAAGAACGGCCAGACCCGCGAGCACGCCCTGCTCGCCTTCACCCTGGGTGTGAAGCAGCTGATCGTTGGTGTGAACAAGATGGACTCGTCCGAGCCCCCATACAGCGAGGCCCGTTATGAGGAAATCAAGAAGGAAGTGTCCTCTTACATCAAGAAGATCGGTTACAACCCAGCTGCCGTTGCCTTCGTGCCCATTTCCGGATGGCACGGCGACAACATGTTGGAACCCTCTACCAACATGAACTGGTTCAAGGGATGGAAGGTGGAGCGCAAGGAGGGTAACGCTGACGGCAAGACCCTGATCGATGCCCTCGATGCCATCCTTCCCCCAGCCCGTCCCACCGACAAGGCCCTGCGTCTGCCCCTGCAGGATGTGTACAAAATTGGCGGTATTGGAACAGTACCCGTGGGCCGTGTGGAGACTGGTGTGCTGAAGCCCGGTACCGTTGTGGTCTTCGCCCCTGCTAACATCACCACTGAGGTCAAGTCCGTGGAGATGCACCACGAGGCCCTGCAGGAGGCCGTTCCCGGAGACAACGTTGGCTTCAACGTCAAGAACGTGTCCGTGAAGGAGCTGCGTCGTGGCTACGTTGCCGGTGACTCCAAGGCTAACCCCCCCAAGGGCGCCGCCGACTTCACCGCCCAGGTCATCGTGCTGAACCACCCCGGTCAGATCGCCAACGGCTACACCCCCGTGTTGGATTGCCACACCGCCCACATTGCTTGCAAGTTCGCTGAGATCAAGGAGAAGGTCGACCGTCGTTCCGGCAAGACCACTGAGGAGAACCCCAAGTTCATCAAGTCTGGCGATGCTGCCATCGTCAACCTGGTGCCCTCCAAGCCCCTGTGCGTGGAGGCCTTCCAGGAGTTCCCCCCTCTGGGTCGCTTCGCTGTGCGTGACATGAGGCAGACCGTCGCTGTCGGTGTCATCAAGGCTGTCAACTTCAAGGATGCCTCCGGTGGCAAGGTCACCAAGGCCGCCGAGAAGGCCACCAAGGGCAAGAAGTAG